A single Actinomadura algeriensis DNA region contains:
- a CDS encoding carbohydrate ABC transporter permease, producing MSNADGTDRSASDETPPDETAAEKTTADETAVEGTAAAAGAEKGASGESAPGGGPGRGASGAPRRGVAARIVGRLGGGAAQALLVLIALFWLVPTLGLLVASLRSTEDNNAGGWWNVFTEPSQLTFDAYSSLLGRGDFVDSFWNTMMITVPATVLVVVIAALAGYAFAWMEFPGRDWLFLIVVALLVVPVQVALIPVAKLYGVIEFGGFQMFGSVTGVVLFHVAFGLPFAIFLLRNFFAAIPRDLLEAARMDGGSEWTIFRRVIFPLGGPAIASLGIFQFLWVWNDLLVALVFADTQAQPMTKWLQSQMRQFTGNIDILAPGAFLSLIVPLAVFFAFQRYFVQGVLAGSVK from the coding sequence ATGAGCAACGCGGACGGCACCGACAGGTCCGCTTCGGACGAGACCCCTCCGGACGAGACGGCCGCGGAGAAGACGACCGCGGACGAGACGGCCGTGGAGGGGACCGCCGCGGCGGCGGGCGCGGAGAAGGGCGCTTCCGGCGAGAGCGCGCCCGGCGGCGGGCCCGGCAGGGGCGCGTCGGGCGCGCCGCGCCGGGGCGTCGCGGCGCGGATCGTCGGGAGGCTGGGCGGCGGGGCGGCGCAGGCGCTGCTGGTGCTGATCGCGCTGTTCTGGCTGGTGCCGACGCTCGGCCTGCTCGTCGCGTCGCTGCGCTCCACCGAGGACAACAACGCGGGCGGCTGGTGGAACGTGTTCACCGAACCGTCCCAGCTGACGTTCGACGCCTACTCCTCGCTGCTGGGCCGGGGCGACTTCGTCGACTCGTTCTGGAACACGATGATGATCACCGTCCCGGCCACGGTGCTGGTGGTGGTGATCGCCGCGCTCGCCGGGTACGCGTTCGCGTGGATGGAGTTCCCCGGCCGGGACTGGCTGTTCCTGATCGTGGTGGCGCTGCTGGTGGTGCCGGTGCAGGTCGCGCTGATCCCGGTGGCGAAGCTGTACGGCGTCATCGAGTTCGGCGGGTTCCAGATGTTCGGCTCGGTCACCGGCGTGGTGCTGTTCCACGTGGCGTTCGGGCTGCCGTTCGCGATCTTCCTGCTGCGCAACTTCTTCGCGGCGATCCCCCGGGACCTGCTCGAGGCGGCGCGGATGGACGGCGGCTCGGAGTGGACGATCTTCCGCCGGGTGATCTTCCCGCTGGGCGGCCCGGCGATCGCCTCGCTCGGCATCTTCCAGTTCCTGTGGGTGTGGAACGACCTGCTGGTGGCGCTGGTGTTCGCCGACACGCAGGCGCAGCCGATGACGAAGTGGCTGCAGTCGCAGATGCGCCAGTTCACCGGCAACATCGACATCCTGGCGCCGGGCGCGTTCCTGTCGCTGATCGTCCCGCTGGCGGTGTTCTTCGCGTTCCAGCGGTACTTCGTGCAGGGCGTCCTCGCCGGCTCGGTGAAGTGA
- a CDS encoding ABC transporter ATP-binding protein: MAKITLDQVDKVYSGGVKAVDGLNLEIGDGEFMVLVGPSGCGKSTALRMIAGLEEISGGKISIGDQVVNDLAPKDRDIAMVFQNYALYPHMTVEQNLAFGLKLRGTPKAEIKQKVQEAAKMLGLEQFLSRKPAALSGGQRQRVAMGRAIVRQPQAFLMDEPLSNLDAKLRVSMRASLSQLHERLGVTTVYVTHDQIEAMTLGTRVCVLRDGVLQQVDTPQRLFENPVNLFVAGFIGSPAMNFVTADLARGDGGAQVSFAGYTLPVPDATLDAKPALRDYLGKQVVLGIRPSDFEDAAHAKPDWAPMSVRSSVTEELGSEINVIFTIDAPPVEHKDTADLARDETEGEDDMAIPLAENKALWTARVNSRSQVRPGQHVDLAVDTGRLHFFDPASGLAIGHPDRAPGAADVTKGDA; this comes from the coding sequence ATGGCGAAGATCACGCTGGACCAGGTCGACAAGGTGTACTCGGGCGGCGTCAAGGCCGTGGACGGCCTGAACCTGGAGATCGGCGACGGCGAGTTCATGGTGCTGGTCGGCCCGTCCGGCTGCGGCAAGTCGACCGCGCTGCGGATGATCGCCGGGCTGGAGGAGATCAGCGGCGGGAAGATCTCCATCGGCGACCAGGTCGTCAACGACCTCGCGCCCAAGGACCGCGACATCGCGATGGTGTTCCAGAACTACGCGCTCTACCCGCACATGACCGTCGAGCAGAACCTGGCGTTCGGCCTCAAGCTGCGCGGCACCCCCAAGGCGGAGATCAAGCAGAAGGTGCAGGAGGCCGCCAAGATGCTCGGCCTCGAGCAGTTCCTGTCCCGCAAGCCCGCCGCGCTGTCGGGCGGCCAGCGCCAGCGCGTCGCGATGGGCCGCGCGATCGTCCGGCAGCCGCAGGCGTTCCTGATGGACGAGCCGCTGTCGAACCTCGACGCCAAGCTGCGCGTGTCGATGCGCGCCTCGCTCAGCCAGCTGCACGAGCGGCTCGGCGTCACCACCGTCTACGTCACCCACGACCAGATCGAGGCGATGACGCTCGGCACCCGCGTGTGCGTGCTGCGGGACGGCGTCCTGCAGCAGGTCGACACGCCGCAGCGGCTGTTCGAGAACCCGGTCAACCTGTTCGTCGCCGGGTTCATCGGCTCCCCCGCGATGAACTTCGTCACCGCCGACCTCGCCCGCGGCGACGGCGGCGCGCAGGTGTCGTTCGCCGGGTACACCCTGCCCGTGCCGGACGCGACGCTGGACGCCAAGCCCGCGCTGCGCGACTACCTCGGCAAGCAGGTCGTCCTCGGCATCCGCCCGTCGGACTTCGAGGACGCCGCGCACGCCAAGCCCGACTGGGCGCCGATGTCGGTGCGCAGCAGCGTCACCGAGGAACTCGGCAGCGAGATCAACGTCATCTTCACCATCGACGCCCCGCCGGTCGAGCACAAGGACACCGCCGACCTCGCGCGCGACGAGACCGAGGGCGAGGACGACATGGCGATCCCGCTGGCCGAGAACAAGGCGCTGTGGACCGCGCGCGTGAACTCCCGCTCGCAGGTCCGGCCCGGCCAGCACGTCGACCTGGCCGTCGACACCGGCCGCCTGCACTTCTTCGACCCCGCCAGCGGCCTGGCCATCGGCCACCCCGACCGCGCGCCGGGCGCCGCGGACGTCACCAAGGGCGACGCCTGA
- a CDS encoding LacI family DNA-binding transcriptional regulator encodes MADRRSATIKDVAAAAGVGIATVSRVFSGTGAVAEATRERVLAAARELDYRPSALGRGLKLRRSGGIGLIVPDVTDPFCAELVAGVLACARTLGGHVVVDAAHGDPEREAEIVDRFVEQRVDGIIARPAGDAADWRAAARVCSSVVFADRVLPGLAEIPTVLADDAGGVRSLVEYLVGLGHRRIAFLGAAAPGGEPGVRERAFRDTLDRLGVPVEEDLVVAARPARDAAYAAAAGLLQRRADVTAVVAAEHLLGEAAVLVARELDLRVPADVSIAMVDDVPWAELCDPPLTAVARPGHDIGYRACELLLREPARRGRGGPVRLPTELVVRGSCGALRSGRR; translated from the coding sequence ATGGCGGACCGCCGGTCGGCGACGATCAAGGACGTGGCGGCCGCGGCGGGCGTCGGCATCGCCACGGTGTCGCGGGTGTTCTCCGGGACGGGCGCGGTCGCCGAGGCCACCCGCGAGCGCGTCCTGGCCGCCGCCCGCGAGCTGGACTACCGGCCCAGCGCCCTCGGCCGCGGCCTGAAGCTGCGGCGCTCCGGCGGCATCGGGCTGATCGTCCCGGACGTGACCGACCCGTTCTGCGCCGAGCTGGTCGCCGGCGTGCTCGCGTGCGCGCGGACGCTCGGCGGGCACGTCGTCGTGGACGCCGCGCACGGCGACCCCGAGCGCGAGGCCGAGATCGTCGACCGGTTCGTCGAGCAGCGCGTCGACGGCATCATCGCGCGGCCGGCGGGGGACGCCGCCGACTGGCGCGCCGCCGCCCGGGTGTGCTCCAGCGTCGTGTTCGCCGACCGGGTGCTGCCGGGCCTCGCCGAGATCCCCACCGTGCTCGCCGACGACGCGGGCGGCGTCCGGTCGCTGGTGGAGTACCTCGTCGGGCTGGGGCACCGGCGGATCGCGTTCCTCGGCGCCGCCGCCCCCGGCGGCGAGCCGGGCGTGCGCGAGCGCGCGTTCCGCGACACCCTCGACCGGCTGGGCGTCCCCGTTGAGGAGGACCTGGTCGTGGCGGCCCGCCCGGCCCGCGACGCCGCCTACGCGGCCGCCGCCGGGCTGCTGCAGCGCCGCGCCGACGTCACCGCCGTCGTCGCCGCCGAGCATCTGCTCGGCGAGGCGGCCGTGCTGGTCGCGCGCGAGCTGGACCTGCGGGTGCCCGCCGACGTGTCGATCGCGATGGTCGACGACGTCCCGTGGGCGGAGCTGTGCGACCCGCCGCTGACCGCCGTCGCCCGGCCCGGCCACGACATCGGGTACCGCGCGTGCGAGCTCCTGCTGCGCGAGCCCGCGCGGCGCGGCCGGGGCGGTCCGGTCCGGCTCCCGACCGAGCTGGTCGTCCGCGGCTCCTGCGGGGCGCTGCGCTCCGGACGCCGCTGA
- a CDS encoding Lrp/AsnC family transcriptional regulator, which yields MEEIDRQILALLADDGRMSFTDLAKETGLSVSAVHQRVRRLQKRGVVQGFTARLDHARIGLPLTAFVSIKPIDPAAPDDAPERLAHLTAIEACHSVAGDESYILKVRVGSPNELEDLLQRIRAAANVATRTTVVLSTPWEGRPPRPDGPAAGPEL from the coding sequence GTGGAGGAGATCGATCGCCAGATCCTGGCGCTGCTGGCCGACGACGGGCGGATGAGTTTCACCGACCTGGCCAAGGAGACGGGCCTGTCGGTGTCGGCGGTGCACCAGCGGGTGCGGCGGCTGCAGAAGCGCGGCGTCGTGCAGGGGTTCACCGCGCGGCTCGACCACGCGCGGATCGGGCTGCCGCTGACCGCGTTCGTGTCGATCAAGCCGATCGACCCGGCGGCGCCCGACGACGCCCCCGAACGGCTGGCGCACCTCACCGCGATCGAGGCGTGCCACTCGGTGGCCGGGGACGAGAGCTACATCCTGAAGGTGCGCGTCGGGTCGCCCAACGAGCTGGAGGACCTGCTGCAGCGGATCCGGGCGGCGGCGAACGTCGCCACCCGGACCACCGTCGTCCTCAGCACCCCGTGGGAGGGCCGGCCGCCGCGGCCCGACGGCCCGGCGGCCGGCCCGGAGCTCTGA
- a CDS encoding TIGR03619 family F420-dependent LLM class oxidoreductase, whose protein sequence is MQIGFAVPVAGAWSTPANQVLIAQRAEELGYDSLWTLQRVVNPAGSADQTYRNVPDPLVTLAYLAGYTARVRLGVAVVNLPFYSPALLAKQAITLDHVTGGRLDLGLGLGWMPEEFAAVGASMERRGARAEEFLAALRAFWAGEAGQVSEYHGEFYDIPPVTMDPRPLQDPEPPILLGGASEPALRRAGRLAAGWVSSSRAKLADIGRSVDIVREAAEKAGRDAAALRFVCRGAVRIREEGDDASDIGAGADRRPLTGTYDQIVGDFDALAEQGVTELFLDLNFDPRLTGPDADPWDSMYIAREALEALAPR, encoded by the coding sequence GTGCAGATCGGGTTCGCCGTACCGGTGGCGGGGGCGTGGTCGACCCCGGCCAACCAGGTGCTGATCGCGCAGCGCGCCGAGGAGCTCGGCTACGACTCCCTGTGGACGCTGCAGCGCGTGGTCAACCCGGCCGGTTCCGCGGACCAGACGTACCGCAACGTCCCCGACCCGCTGGTCACGCTGGCCTACCTCGCGGGGTACACCGCGCGGGTGCGGCTCGGCGTCGCCGTGGTCAACCTGCCGTTCTACTCCCCCGCCCTGCTCGCCAAGCAGGCGATCACGCTCGACCACGTCACCGGCGGGCGTCTGGACCTCGGGCTCGGGCTCGGCTGGATGCCCGAGGAGTTCGCCGCCGTCGGCGCGTCCATGGAACGCCGCGGCGCCCGCGCCGAGGAGTTCCTCGCGGCGCTGCGCGCCTTCTGGGCGGGCGAGGCCGGGCAGGTCAGCGAGTACCACGGCGAGTTCTACGACATCCCGCCGGTCACCATGGACCCGCGGCCGCTGCAGGACCCCGAACCGCCGATCCTGCTGGGCGGCGCGTCCGAGCCGGCGCTGCGCCGCGCCGGGCGGCTCGCCGCCGGCTGGGTCAGCTCCAGCCGCGCGAAACTGGCCGACATCGGACGCTCGGTCGACATCGTCCGCGAGGCGGCCGAGAAGGCCGGGCGGGACGCCGCCGCGCTGCGGTTCGTCTGCCGCGGCGCGGTGCGGATCCGTGAGGAGGGCGACGACGCGTCCGACATCGGCGCGGGCGCCGACCGCAGGCCGCTGACCGGCACCTACGACCAGATCGTCGGCGACTTCGACGCGCTCGCCGAGCAGGGCGTCACCGAGCTGTTCCTGGACCTGAACTTCGACCCGCGGCTCACCGGGCCCGACGCCGACCCGTGGGACTCGATGTACATCGCGCGCGAGGCGCTCGAGGCGCTCGCCCCGCGCTGA
- a CDS encoding pyridoxal-phosphate dependent enzyme, whose product MPGMADLDDIRAWAARSIRILADDAARAEPTPLLPFPLPGDWGVSLLLKDESAHPTRTLKHRAARALFRHAIACGRIVEGTPVVEATGGGAAVAQAYTARLLGLPYTAVMPGEPDGRRAAPVRDLGGDVRFVTPPLAIYDEARRLAADSGGCFLDQFGWAERALDHRGDDLAGELFAQASRPDWVVAGAGTGATAASLGRHVREHGLSTRLAVVDPENSAYFPGWASGAADYATGMPSRIEGIGRPRMEPGFLPSLIDLMIRVPDAGSVAAARAVRAATGLPVGGSTGTCLWGALHLVSRMRDAGARGGVVAIIGDAGDRHLATYHDDGWAARKGLDPAPHAAAIDRFLHGAPWEPPAPRR is encoded by the coding sequence ATGCCCGGTATGGCCGACCTCGACGACATCCGCGCCTGGGCCGCCCGCTCGATCCGGATCCTGGCCGACGACGCCGCGCGCGCCGAGCCCACGCCGCTGCTCCCCTTCCCGCTGCCCGGCGACTGGGGCGTCTCCCTCCTGTTGAAGGACGAGTCCGCGCACCCCACCCGGACCCTCAAGCACCGCGCGGCGCGCGCGCTGTTCCGGCACGCGATCGCCTGCGGGCGGATCGTCGAGGGCACCCCGGTCGTGGAGGCCACCGGCGGCGGCGCGGCCGTCGCGCAGGCGTACACGGCGCGGCTGCTCGGGCTGCCGTACACGGCGGTGATGCCGGGCGAACCGGACGGGCGCCGCGCGGCGCCCGTCCGCGACCTGGGCGGCGACGTCCGGTTCGTCACTCCCCCGCTCGCGATCTACGACGAGGCGCGGCGGCTCGCGGCCGACTCCGGCGGCTGCTTCCTCGACCAGTTCGGCTGGGCCGAGCGGGCGCTGGACCACCGCGGCGACGACCTGGCCGGCGAACTGTTCGCACAGGCGAGCCGGCCGGACTGGGTGGTCGCCGGGGCCGGGACGGGCGCGACGGCGGCCTCGCTGGGGCGGCACGTCCGCGAGCACGGGCTGTCGACGCGGCTCGCGGTGGTCGATCCGGAGAACTCGGCGTACTTCCCGGGATGGGCGTCGGGCGCCGCGGACTACGCCACCGGGATGCCGTCCCGCATCGAGGGCATCGGCCGGCCCCGGATGGAGCCGGGTTTCCTGCCCTCCCTGATCGACCTGATGATCCGGGTCCCGGACGCGGGGAGCGTCGCGGCGGCGCGGGCGGTGCGGGCCGCGACCGGGCTGCCGGTGGGCGGCTCCACGGGCACCTGCCTGTGGGGCGCGCTGCACCTGGTGTCGCGGATGCGGGACGCGGGCGCGCGCGGCGGCGTGGTGGCGATCATCGGCGACGCGGGCGACCGGCACCTGGCCACTTACCACGACGACGGATGGGCCGCCCGCAAGGGTCTGGATCCGGCGCCGCACGCGGCGGCGATCGACCGGTTCCTGCACGGCGCGCCGTGGGAGCCGCCCGCCCCGCGCCGGTGA
- a CDS encoding DUF1707 and FHA domain-containing protein — translation MDGGPSYPVRASDGERDRVLRVLGDRVAEGRISHETFERRVDMALQARSRAELDEIVHDLPPPGRVVGRLTGLVSSFSQATARIEQAWRAPRLPRFALPATGPSRIVVGRAPACQFVLSDLTVSRFHAEIYRTDATWMISDLGSMNGTRVNGWRLTGPARVRPGDEVGFGDSSFIVSTT, via the coding sequence ATGGACGGTGGGCCCTCATACCCGGTGCGGGCGTCCGACGGCGAGCGCGACAGGGTGCTGCGCGTGCTCGGCGATCGCGTGGCCGAGGGCCGCATCTCCCACGAGACGTTCGAACGGCGCGTCGACATGGCGCTGCAGGCCCGCAGCCGCGCCGAGCTGGACGAGATCGTCCACGACCTGCCGCCGCCGGGCCGCGTGGTCGGCCGGCTGACCGGGCTGGTGTCCTCGTTCTCGCAGGCGACCGCGCGGATCGAGCAGGCGTGGCGGGCGCCGCGGCTGCCCCGGTTCGCCCTCCCCGCGACCGGGCCGTCGCGCATCGTGGTGGGGCGCGCCCCCGCCTGCCAGTTCGTCCTGAGCGACCTGACGGTCTCGCGGTTCCACGCCGAGATCTACCGGACGGACGCCACCTGGATGATCTCCGACCTGGGCTCGATGAACGGCACCCGGGTGAACGGGTGGCGGCTGACCGGCCCGGCGCGGGTGCGCCCGGGCGACGAGGTCGGCTTCGGCGACTCCAGCTTCATCGTCTCCACCACCTGA
- a CDS encoding acyl-CoA dehydrogenase family protein codes for MIEWSDEDLMIRDAVRDWIDAEVRPNLDALESGELPPYDIIRGLYKTFGMDEMARSSFRSRMEKERAGDAGKGDADDGTGRGGNAAMSMLPIIELCKVAPGLVSAMGVGLGLAAGTIMKRGTVEQKERWALDLLTMEKVGAWAITEPNSGSDAFGGMQATARRSGDEYVLNGSKTFITNGPYADTIVFYCKLDEEGVEPRDREILTFVLDTGMDGLEQSRPLRKMGLHSSPTGELFLNDVRAGADRLLSAGKGGGKESAKQNFVTERAGVAAMALGVIEECLKLSVEYAKTRELWGQRIGDFQLIQLKLAKMEVARLNVQNLVFRHVEMQRAGRAPTLAEASAMKLYAAQAASEVAQEAVQLFGGNGYMSEYRVEQLARDAKSFQIYAGTDEIQVTHIARDLLSR; via the coding sequence ATGATCGAGTGGTCCGACGAAGACCTGATGATCCGCGACGCGGTCCGCGACTGGATCGACGCGGAGGTCCGTCCCAACCTGGACGCGCTGGAGTCGGGCGAACTGCCGCCGTACGACATCATCCGCGGCCTGTACAAGACGTTCGGCATGGACGAGATGGCCCGGTCGTCGTTCAGGTCCCGCATGGAGAAGGAGCGCGCGGGCGACGCCGGCAAGGGCGACGCGGACGACGGCACGGGCCGCGGCGGCAACGCCGCGATGAGCATGCTTCCGATCATCGAACTGTGCAAGGTCGCCCCCGGCCTGGTGTCGGCGATGGGCGTCGGCCTCGGCCTCGCCGCCGGGACGATCATGAAGCGCGGGACGGTCGAGCAGAAGGAGCGCTGGGCCCTCGACCTGCTCACCATGGAGAAGGTCGGCGCCTGGGCGATCACCGAGCCGAACTCCGGCTCCGACGCCTTCGGCGGCATGCAGGCCACCGCCCGCAGGTCCGGCGACGAGTACGTCCTCAACGGAAGCAAGACGTTCATCACCAACGGCCCCTACGCCGACACGATCGTCTTCTACTGCAAGCTCGACGAGGAGGGCGTCGAGCCGCGCGACCGCGAGATCCTCACGTTCGTCCTCGACACCGGCATGGACGGCCTGGAGCAGAGCAGGCCGCTGCGCAAGATGGGCCTGCACTCCTCCCCCACCGGCGAGCTGTTCCTCAACGACGTCCGCGCCGGCGCCGACCGGCTGCTGTCGGCGGGGAAGGGCGGCGGGAAGGAGTCGGCCAAGCAGAACTTCGTCACCGAGCGCGCCGGCGTCGCCGCGATGGCCCTCGGGGTCATCGAGGAGTGCCTGAAGCTGTCGGTCGAGTACGCCAAGACCCGCGAGCTGTGGGGGCAGCGGATCGGCGACTTCCAGCTCATCCAGCTCAAGCTCGCCAAGATGGAGGTCGCGCGCCTCAACGTGCAGAACCTCGTGTTCCGGCACGTCGAGATGCAGCGCGCGGGCCGCGCCCCGACGCTGGCCGAGGCGTCGGCGATGAAGCTGTACGCCGCGCAGGCCGCGAGCGAGGTCGCACAGGAGGCCGTCCAGCTGTTCGGCGGCAACGGCTACATGAGCGAGTACCGGGTCGAGCAGCTCGCCCGCGACGCCAAGTCGTTCCAGATCTACGCCGGCACCGACGAGATCCAGGTGACGCACATCGCCCGCGACCTGCTGTCGCGCTGA
- a CDS encoding DUF3616 domain-containing protein, with protein sequence MIVERRVELPFGHESREAETHTNLSAIRQDGPCLWAAGDETATVERLTAVTGPDGRVTGYEGHVTVALADLIPLPAGPDEEADIEGLGRADGWLWAIGSHSLKRKKIKDGQSAAKSRKRLATVVREDNRFILARIPLVTGADGLPRAVREDGGRTAAVLGLNGDSITDLLAGDPHLAPFLHLPGKDNGVDIEGVAVHGDRLYIGLRGPVLRGWAVLVEIRPGPDPDDPRRLRALPVDGGARYRTHFLDLGGLGVRDLCPHGDDLLILTGPSMDLDGPVRVVRWRGAAKADAPEIVHAGDLEVLGDLPYGDGDDHAEGIAVLAEPGPGLRLLVVYDSPSPDRLTAGGGVLADVVHLP encoded by the coding sequence ATGATCGTAGAGCGCCGGGTCGAACTTCCCTTCGGGCACGAGAGCCGGGAGGCGGAGACCCACACGAACCTGTCCGCGATCCGCCAGGACGGCCCCTGCCTGTGGGCGGCCGGCGACGAGACGGCCACCGTGGAGCGGCTCACCGCCGTGACCGGCCCGGACGGCCGTGTCACCGGGTACGAGGGGCACGTCACCGTCGCGCTCGCCGACCTGATCCCGCTGCCCGCCGGCCCGGACGAGGAGGCCGACATCGAGGGGCTGGGCCGGGCGGACGGCTGGCTCTGGGCGATCGGCTCGCACAGCCTCAAGCGCAAGAAGATCAAGGACGGGCAATCGGCGGCGAAGTCCCGCAAGCGGCTGGCGACGGTCGTCCGTGAGGACAACCGGTTCATCCTCGCGCGGATCCCGCTGGTCACGGGCGCGGACGGGCTGCCGCGCGCGGTGCGCGAGGACGGCGGCCGGACGGCCGCGGTGCTCGGCCTGAACGGCGACTCGATCACCGACCTGCTGGCCGGCGACCCGCACCTGGCGCCGTTCCTGCACCTGCCCGGCAAGGACAACGGCGTCGACATCGAGGGCGTCGCGGTGCACGGCGACCGGCTGTACATCGGGCTGCGCGGGCCGGTGCTGCGCGGCTGGGCGGTGCTCGTGGAGATCCGGCCGGGCCCCGACCCCGACGACCCGCGGCGGCTGCGGGCGCTGCCGGTGGACGGCGGTGCCCGCTACCGCACCCACTTCCTCGACCTGGGCGGCCTCGGCGTCCGCGACCTGTGCCCGCACGGCGACGACCTGCTGATCCTCACCGGCCCCAGCATGGACCTGGACGGCCCGGTGCGGGTGGTGCGGTGGCGCGGCGCGGCGAAGGCCGACGCGCCGGAGATCGTTCACGCCGGCGATCTGGAGGTGCTGGGCGACCTGCCGTACGGCGACGGCGACGACCACGCCGAGGGCATCGCCGTCCTGGCCGAGCCCGGCCCGGGCCTGCGCCTCCTCGTCGTCTACGACAGCCCGTCCCCCGACCGGCTCACCGCGGGCGGCGGCGTGCTCGCCGACGTCGTCCACCTGCCCTGA
- a CDS encoding cytochrome P450 has product MTSDLPARFPVGAAVTVADLEDDPHPHLARLRAAEPVSWLPSLGGWLVTSHALAVRVMRDAAGFTVDDPRFSTARVVGPSMLSLDGPAHARHRDAFARPFRPARTRERFAAFTEAEAGRLAGALAPAGRAELRGDLAGPLAVAVVAEALGLPDVDAATVRAWYGTFVDAVSALTGAPESGGADAALERSGAAYAELTDAVAEAMSRPGSLPAEAARGGTGRDGAGRDGLAAAEVVANAAVLMFGGIDTTEGLITNAALHLLSDPALARAVRDDRGLLPAVIEESLRMEPPAAVVDRYAVGDADLGGAAVRAGDLVRVSITAANRDPAVFADPDRFDPYRADAGEHVAFAHGPHFCFGATLARLEARAALGAVLDRFPGVRLEGSKRAVRRARGGWCSANRTAWTSAGTRPRR; this is encoded by the coding sequence ATGACCAGCGATCTCCCGGCCCGGTTCCCCGTCGGCGCGGCGGTGACGGTCGCCGACCTGGAGGACGATCCGCATCCGCACCTGGCCCGGCTGCGCGCCGCCGAGCCGGTCTCGTGGCTCCCCTCGCTCGGCGGCTGGCTCGTCACCTCGCACGCACTGGCCGTCCGGGTCATGCGGGACGCGGCCGGGTTCACCGTCGACGACCCGCGCTTCTCCACCGCCCGGGTCGTCGGGCCCAGCATGCTGTCGCTGGACGGCCCCGCCCACGCCCGCCACCGCGACGCGTTCGCGCGTCCGTTCCGCCCGGCGCGGACCCGCGAGCGGTTCGCCGCCTTCACCGAGGCGGAGGCCGGCCGGCTCGCGGGCGCGCTCGCCCCGGCCGGACGCGCCGAGCTGCGCGGCGACCTCGCGGGGCCGCTGGCCGTCGCGGTGGTCGCCGAGGCGCTCGGCCTCCCCGACGTGGACGCGGCGACCGTCCGGGCCTGGTACGGGACGTTCGTCGACGCGGTGTCGGCGCTCACCGGCGCTCCGGAGAGCGGCGGCGCGGACGCGGCCCTGGAACGTTCCGGCGCGGCCTACGCGGAGCTGACGGACGCGGTCGCGGAGGCCATGTCCCGGCCCGGATCGCTGCCGGCCGAGGCGGCGCGCGGCGGAACCGGACGGGACGGGGCCGGACGGGACGGGCTGGCCGCCGCCGAGGTCGTGGCGAACGCGGCCGTGCTGATGTTCGGCGGCATCGACACCACCGAGGGCCTGATCACCAACGCCGCGCTGCACCTGCTCTCCGATCCCGCGCTCGCCCGGGCCGTCCGGGACGACCGGGGCCTGCTGCCCGCGGTGATCGAGGAGTCGCTGCGCATGGAGCCGCCCGCGGCCGTCGTCGACCGCTACGCCGTCGGCGACGCCGATCTCGGCGGGGCGGCGGTCCGGGCGGGCGACCTGGTGCGGGTGTCGATCACGGCGGCGAACCGCGATCCGGCCGTGTTCGCCGACCCGGACCGCTTCGACCCGTACCGGGCCGACGCGGGCGAGCACGTGGCGTTCGCGCACGGCCCGCACTTCTGCTTCGGCGCGACCCTCGCCCGGCTGGAGGCCCGCGCCGCCCTCGGCGCCGTGCTCGACCGGTTCCCCGGCGTCCGGCTCGAAGGCTCGAAGCGGGCCGTCCGGCGCGCCCGCGGGGGCTGGTGTTCCGCAAACCGGACCGCCTGGACGTCCGCTGGGACGCGTCCCCGCAGGTGA